In Tenebrio molitor chromosome 1, icTenMoli1.1, whole genome shotgun sequence, the sequence GTGTCCTCGGCGTCCGTCTCTTGCTTGAACACTTCGCTGACCGACCTGTTGTAGCTCGACACGGCTTTTGACAGCTCTTCGCAGTCCGGGAAACTCGTGATTTGTACGTTTTTGGCGATTATGCCCATCGGTTTCTCCTTAAAGTGGCGCAATCGCGTAGGAACTGAGTCCGTGTCGTCTTTGGAAATCTTCCAGAGGACGTTGTTGTTGATGTCGGTCCAGTAGACGGCGTCCGAGTCTACGGCCACGCCGAAAGGCTTCGAGTGAGTCCCTTCGTGGACAACCTCGCGCTCCTTGCCCTCCAAATTGGTACTCTCGATACTAAAGTAGATGCCTTCTTTGATGTCGGCCCAGAACAGTCTGTGCGACTTGTAATCGATCGATATCCCGGCGGGTCTGTGCAGACCCGAGTCCACCAAAACCTCGTGGCCGGACCCGTCCAGTTTCGCCCGCTCTATGGTAGGCTTGTTGATGTCGGAGTTTGTCCAGTAGATGTACCTAGAAGGAATGTGGTCAGTAGGGCGGTCGGGAAAATGCGTACAAACTTACCGGCGACAAACGTCAATTGTCACATCTTGGGGATTCTCATCTGTAAACgcaaaaagaatttttgatttgTAAGTCGAATCGTTTAAGTGTACATAATTAATGGTTCTATTAATTGAATCAGTCCAATATAAAATATCAGTAATGGGATCTATTGCTAATCCCTGAAATCACAATTTGTTTTAGAGTCGTCCCCCAACGTCCTGTCGCAAACCGACCTGAACGTCATCTGGAAGATCTTCGATGATGGGTGTAATATCAGTCTCTTTGGTAAGTTGGACAGTAAAGATAGTATCGTTTTGTTGGTCCATATCGCTAACAACGAACTGATGTCGCACATTATCGAACGTTAACGCTTTTAATTTGCTAAATTGCTCAAATGCCGATCCTATCAGCGATCCATTCGACAGCAGCAATTCGATCTGATCGTTGGTCACTACTGCCAAGtctgaaacaaaaaacacacTGTACACCTTGACCGACAGTGAGCAGGTTAATTACATGAAAATTATGCAAATCATTGCAACAAGCGCACCAAACCGACCCCGCAAAACATTCGCAAAAGTAAGTTCCTTTTGCGAATGTCTCACATCTTCAGGGACTAGTCGAAGAAAACGCTCCACGAGATTTTCAATGGCACAAGCGAACGGCAGAATTTTGTATTAGTGCATAAATTAGAACGTGAGCAATTTCATTAGCTCGCGCGAAAAAAATCACGAGTGTTCTGCTCCGGATTTATCCTTCCGATTTCTTGTGCCCGCAGCGATTTCAATGCCAAATCAATTATTCCAAACCGGACGATCCAATATTAGccaaatgttaatttttaatacggCAGAACTGACGAAACCTGTTCAGATCAAGTGAATCAATTGTCACACTTGTACCAaattccaattaaaattttaatttgatgaTCTGGCACCAAATATGAATGAACTGTCTGACCACGGACGATTCCTACTCGATTGGTTGTATTGAGTAATCGTACGCTTAGTTTAATTGTTATTCGCTCAACAAACAACCGATTAAAACATCCAGTACTGGAATTGCGATTCTAGCATTTGCGTGGTTGACAATCTCGACTGGTGCTGATATCGAAGAAAATTTGCTGAGAGAGTCTTCAAAGCTTGCGAAATGGCGAACTGTCACGCCATCCGAGCATCCGACACCACTCGTACTTTGCTATTTTGCCGCGATAATGAATCTGATGGCGCGATCTGATCGGCAAATCGTCAACAAGATCAAAGGCGCAGCAAGATCCTTCCATACAAGTTTCCGGATGAATAAGCAAAAATTAGAATACGAGTTTGCGATTTACATCTAATTTAAATAGTCATTCCGTGAATAAACACAAATTACAGTTTTAAGGAACAAACAAttcgaaaatgaaaattcatcttgtttgacaaatatctggtGGCCTGACAACACGGCGAAACCTTGAATGCacgttaaaaatgttaaaataaattgaaaaaagagcGATAcagccaaaataaaaatatccgGTGAGTATCAGGCGTTAAATTCGCGATGGAGATGCGCAACGGCTGACCCCTGATCTTTAGAATCCAAACAATTCGCCAGATCCGTTCATTATCTATCAAGTGCCAAATTCGATCGTGGAATTATATCTAATCTATTTGCTTATGTAATTGTGATTTAATGGAGAAACTGAATACAGTGATGTCAAAAGTCAAAACGAAGATGCGAACGATCGACTTGGATTGATTGTCAATTTTGGAAGGCTCATTGTTCTGGACAAGTCTAGGCTTGACAATCCCGACTTCGTGGGGATAAAAAATCGCATAAATAAATAGCAATAATGCCCAATAAAACCTCCGGCAGTGATTTAAACTGTTGTAGTGTTTGGGCATGCGCCGTGGCGAGCTTTAAATCGATGAACCACGTGCTTTTCGACGTGCAAGGAGTCACGTAGACACTGAAACTTGAACGAAGGGAAAAAGCTCACCCAACATATTTACACAACAGCAAACGCAATCTAGCGATATTTTTGAGCCTGGCAAATAATTGTTAATTGCGTGCATTGTTTGTGTCGCATTTCCAGCAGTAAAAGAAATTTCCGCGCCCATAAATACACCATTTGGAGTCGTGGGGGGTCCAGTTAGGTGGTTCAGGAGCGTTGACACGACAGAGTAAACATTACACATTACCaagaacaaatttaaaatgtgtgCAAAATCCTTATCACCTGCGTGACATCGACCATCTATCGCAAATCTGTTTACTAGATATTTTTGGAAGCGTCACCGAGATTTCCGCTCGGATAGTGAAGAAATTAAATCGGAACAAATTAAATGACTCAATCATTCTTGCAGCAGCGGAGGGAGAGGGTCACTTTCAGGGTACAGTTTCTCAACTATGTCGACCCGAAGGTCGAATCGTAACATTGAAGGGGCATGCAGaagcgaaaaaaaaagaaacttccTATTGCAATTAATGTTTTAGTTCCGTTTTTCTCccacataaataatttatttgggTTTTTAGCTGGTGCCGAGTGGGACcttgtaataaataatcgaTCGCGACTGATACTTTGTGGCAAAAACTACGAGTGACAGTTAATTGAGCGCTCCTTCAAGTTCAAACTCATATGAACCGCAACGGAAAAATTTGTCCGTTCTCCGACAGctatggtggatgcgccagaACCGTTTCTGCTCTGCACTCGAGATAGCGTTTTAATTATCTCCGGACTATTTCTTGTTGAGCAGAATCGTGCGATTTAAGACGCAAATTGTTGATTGGAACTCAGTAAACAAACACGGATTATCGAAAGCTTGACATTGATGCAGCATAAAAACAGATACACCTAGAAAAACGAGACTAGAGTAATTGCTTAAATTCGTGAAGATATTTGTTGCACTTTGCCGGATCGAATGATTGCATTGGGTGATCAAGGTTACAAAGGGTCCGTTCTAAAATTATTCAAGCTGGAAGGGTAACAATGACAGTCAGAGATGAACGTTTCTTCTTGTACATCAATTTAACCCAAATTGTGAGGTCCACTAAAATCGCAAATCGCTTATGTAACAGAAATCGTTTAAACGCTCGTTAGAAAGCATTCGcagtttcacatttttttaacctcTAGAAATAGCTCGCAATTGTCGATACACAAGTATTAAAATCATGTACTTAGCATTGTTAAGAAATTACGAATCAATTTtgtaattagattttgaaaagCGTGGCTCATTAACATGCTTTGACCAGTTTAACCTACAAGAACACTAAAATGTGAATATGTATGTATCACCGACGCAATGAATTTGGTAGTAACATTGACAATTAAGTCCCTGCTTCATATTTATGAACGTTACAGTGGAATTTTATGAAAGAAATGGACAACTATTCACTGTCAAGATGTTTAGTGTGCCAATGAATTAGTCCTAGTTAAAATTTGAGGTCATTACAACTAATGAAATGAACCATAGAAATATCTACATGTGAATAAATAATGTTACTGGgggttagaaaataattaacgACAATTTTAGGACCGTGTAAGAGGGTGACATATTGATTTTAAGGGCTGTATCGACAACcgatgaataattaaaacagaatgttatttaaacattatttataataacgaGAACATTTTGCAGAGGTTGGTTTCTACatcaaataaacattaatttttcaaaataatcctTGTTGACTCTGGTATTCAGTATTCTTACTTTATAACTTTTACCGGcatctatttaaaaataatggaTTTGAAGTAAATTATACATCATatagataaaattaattacatattaaacaTGCTTAAGGTCAACTTTTACTGACTCATATTATACAAtttttaactttgaaaaatAGGTAATGATTGgaacgaaataatttagtggTTTGTGGCTGAAAACCCAATGGGAATACATTTTCTGCAATTGGATTCTGTAATTGGACTCTGCCAGACTGTCACTGAACCCACTTTGTTCGCAAATTTCCAACAGACAGGTTCAAAATTGGATCGAATTGATGTGAATTTGTTGATTGGATGTTGAACGTCTGGAACGCAGGTACAATCATGTACCTTTTATCCTTTTGGCGAAAccgcaaaaatgtttatgtaatccCTAACCGCAAAAGGAAATGGCATACCTAATTTTGGAGCAAACTTTGTGTGAATTCTAAGTTGAAAAATACTACGAACCACGTGTGTGGTggtcttattttaaaattgaaaaattaattaaaaccaatCCGGCTCGCACTTATCGCATTTTTCCTGCGGAAAGTGTGCGTCAGACTGGTGGGTTATGTAACCAGTGGTGAATTTGCCTGGTTTTCGACAGTTCCACTGcgatattataatttaaataaatttcaagcGGTGGAGTGTTAGGTGTACGTGACGATTAGAAGAATCCTCATGGCGCGCGAAATTCTGTTAAAATTGTGGCCAATTTCTGACTTACCCCATTCGTGATTCTCCGTCTGGGCGACGGTACAGTGGAGAACGAAAAGAATTACGTTTAGTTTGAcaaacattttctaaaattaatttaagtaCGGAAAATGATAACAATTTCTTTACGGTGTCATTAAAGCACGTGAAGCCGCACTGCGCCCGAGCAAAATGCTAGCGTCACGGAGAATCCCTTTCCTATAAACCGTTGACAGATCAGGTTGACTCTTTTCATCGCGCTGCGCCGGCATCTCTCTTATTCTTTCTTTCAACTAACGTGCAAACGTCACCGGTCATTGGCGTGCGGACGGGGCGTCGGAACGTACCGGTTTGATTTGGAAAAAttcaaagccaaaaaaatccgATAATCCGAACACTTtgataattcaatttagttagattattaaaattgttttctggATTTACGTCACCGTTGTGGAAATTTCAGTTACATTAGTTATGTAAATTAGAATACACGAAATTTTATTCGGGAAATACCTCACGCTGTGTTTATAACTTGTTTATAAAATTGGAATATTTCAAAGAATCTAACACAGAGTCTTGATGTGCATGTCATCAAtactaaaatgacatttagTTTTAAGAATTATTTGCGTGTTGTATCTAAATAAGTACCGAATCATTTATTTACTTCTACATTTTGACTACtcatttgtaataattttattacagaaTACCTGCTGATAACATATTACAATAATGATAGTGTATCTTGTATTAGTAACCTAATTTTATATAGGGAGACAAGAAACGTGATGTTTTTGTGTAGGTATATTTAGATAACTACGACTCGAAACAGAGAGGgccaatttttcataaatttttaaataaatattttattcacaatcggtTAGTAACGTACAGCTTTTCTAACCTCTAAAGGTTAGAAAGTGAGCGATTACTCGTGTACACATCAACCGGTCAGTAATGATGAAAAGAGGCGTCAGTAATGAGTCGTAAGCGGTCAGTAATGAAACCCATAACTGACCTGTGGTGACGCTACTATCGCACCAATCGCGAAAATTTCTGTACGTTTTTCTGATATCGTAATTTGCTTTTCTCAGTTAAGAGATTGAGTGTTAATTTGTGTGCGGATTCCCGCAATTCTGGGGACGGTACACTCTATTTCAATATcgcacattttgtttgttaaaaaatgtgagcaaatgtcaatttggtttgacttttgtcaactaaaatttaatacaatctcaATCGTGCGCGCCTactaagttttaatattttgccgaaataaacgataatattacggaggttggtttttatttacatattttttattatactgggtgccccaaaattcgcggaacaactcaatgggacaatgtcaactcatgttagaaaataatgagaaaaataataaaaaattctatacctcttaaatttgaagatatgggggctcaaaaggtgcagctttgatctcatttattttaaatattaaaaaagattttcattGTTTGTCTTTTCCTAACCATTggcataataattttgaacgattgtgatcaggtttgcaattattctcTTCATtacttccagcatttccaaatagtaattttatgtccgtttTACCTAAAATAAcgtacggcaacatggctttgatttttctcccccatttccatggatacaacaaaaatgaaatatttgcagactattgggatacgtagaatgtttttaaatgttgccacatttagtgtaacgaataggtccatatcttcgaCAAAAacgaagattgatttttttaaacatttttacctgatattttaattactacttaacaacgtactgctaagttgttccgcgaattttggggcacccagtatattaTAATGttacttgttttattaaatgattgattgtgaataaaatagtatacaaacctcggcgAAAGTACCATTCCTGTGTCTCGAGAACTAGTTCACCTCGAGGGCAAGCCTCTCGGTAAACTATTgttctctcgacaggaatggaaCAGTTTCCtcctcggtatgtaatataGGTACTATAATGAACCTCAATGCATTTTCTCGCGTCTATTGTTTTTTCGTATTCATCATCTTAACTTTTCATTCCCTTCAAAAAGGATGCATGAAAGTTTTACGGTGTACagagtatttcacgagtgataatgatgCCTGACGGAATTCAAattgcaacccacaatacatttccaaagttaacatggatatttgttttttgatttaaaaaacacaaaaatagtTCGCTGTGCAGTTTCATAAACGTCATtggcttggttaaatgaaattgtgaaaaaacaaagagtttttgggaaaatctttattgtctgcataaacggCAGAGGCATCTTTATTATATCCGCTTTTAATCAGGATCACGTCTGTTTTCTcttttctcatcgttcgaatacattttaatcatcGTATTTTTCGTAcatgtcagttgtgacaaataaaactattggaagcaaagtcatcatggattcataatttcattttaaaacaatagcatttatttaaaatagccacattaactttggaaatgtattgtgggttgcattttcaatttcgccgggctcattatcactcgtgaaatattcTGTAAATGTTTTTGCATAACAGGTGGTGtggtatttatattttaaaaagtgtGGTAGGTACAGTCTTTCTAACCTTAAGGCAGTTAATTTCCATGTACGTAGAACTTGATATGTGTTAtgtgtttatttgtttgtttgttgcatgtttaattaattcatgATTTTAACTAATTTCACACATTATACATCAACAACAAGAAACAATACTTTTTTGCCTCTGCTTAtgttgtaattattaaatgcTCGATGTTATCCAGCTCGAAGCACCATTTGCAGGTataatacggggtgatcaagaatgactgagtctgttggtaacaatgaaatttggcaaatttaaaatttacccacgaagattcatttttgtaatagtataaacataacctgcgTAACCAAGAAagtttttaatgtaatttcaagttaaaaaatccggtcagtgcgtggtcagtgccaattactagacaaaaatcaccagtattttcaattgtttcattgccaacagactcagtcattgttgatcacgctgtagtaggtatgtaatatttaatgtaaaactttACTTGGTTTTATGAATAGGCGTTTTCCACTATTTTATACGAAATTAAGTTTTACAAAATTGCTCATTTAAGACTTGGCAAGAAAATCTCTATAATatgttttcaaattgagaCTCAAGcaattacttttaattttgaatgaaaattttttgcctccaacaaattatgttgaaaaagaaatttggATTTACTGAAGACAAACTATGAAGTTAAGTCGTTAGTCAATGTTTCAAATTGCTTCATAAAAAACATCTTcagaattattaattaacaaGAGGAACATaagcagtggcggctcgtgactCGTTGACGAGGGAGGGCTCTGTCACATGTACagttacggccacggaatttcgttactttactgtcaattcgaaaaaacttgTGTAGCCTAAACTTTATTGTCActatgactgacattcaaagtTTTTGTGACAGATATTCTGTcacgcacaataaaaatcaaaatgccacATGACATCCATGACATGACATGGatgtcaaaaattcaaatgtggGGTGTGTATATAAAACCTGTCTTACGGCTAATGTCAGTTGAATAACAACGACTGACGAAATTTCATGGCCGTGACTGTACATATTCCGGCtgtttcctaaaaaacgccaCAAACCGTAGCTTCCGTTATTTAttgtccgattttaataattaaaaagacaatacaatggttataaaaacactacaaaacgtcttaattttttatttttttcaacattaattGTTATGTCAATTAAGTgtcactttgttttttttaaatagaaacatatatttatttatttttattctggtagagattttttttctgacttCAATGATGTCCAACACGTTGATTTTTgtccaataaaaattcaagaaaataaacaacatttttatgtaTTACGTTACAATgtttattaatgaaatcaagCGCGCCGTGGATGTTTTAAatcacacacacacacacctTCTTCAGTCCACTTATTGTCTCCACCAAACAGTAGGCACACAAAACAGAAAAAGGTATTTGTTTCTTCAAAACCACATATCCACGGcgttttttataaacactcTTATTAAACCGGCGGGTAAATGCAgctttgtttttgtattgCTTCTGTtcataaacaatatttaaattcgGCACTGGTCGACCGCTATTTTTTAGATAAATTCAACCAAActtcagtttttttaaatcacactTTCATTTTGTTAACGTTAAAAGAGTGTAAATACTGCCAACACGCGTCAAAATCTCGTTTGCAACGAGCCTATGAACGTTGGGCGCCGACTTTGCTTGCCACAAACGGCCTCGTGAAACGTGACGTTGTCATGGCAACGCAACTCGACGCTGCATTCCATTGATACAGGATACGCGATCGAGAGCTCCAGAGCTGGCCGCCCTCCCCAAAGAGGAGAATGAATAATATGAAACTTACCGCGGACCGTCCGCGGACAGAGTTAGGTTACTATTTACCACCTTTGCATACGATACATTGATATTAttgacataaaataaataaatcaatcaatctttaataaaaaatttaacacattTAAAAGAATATATTTTCCTTATTTCCTTTATAAATTTCTGGGAGGGCGCCGCCCCAGAGCCCCCcctcacgagccgccactgaaCATAAGCTTTCAAGGGTGATGGAATCACGAacgattattattgtttaatgcTACTTCCTCGAGATCTATAAAACATAGGACCAGAGAAGAACGCTGAACTGAGAAATAAAGAgcaaaatgaataaataattgcATTATTCTTATTGTTAAACGTAGATTTTAATGAATTATctcttattaaaattttaagcaACCCACTTTGGTACTCTTGATTTATGTCagtagaaatttaaaaaaaaatggagaaTGAAGTACAGAAAAAGctaaattcattttcaaattcagCACGCttgaaaaccaaaaaaatcttttagcAATTATAACAAGTTCTAACAAGTTGATCTTTACCTTCTTAATTAAATCTttctttgaggataaatttactGTGAATTGTTTTAGTAGAAATACATAAATATGTCTTCaatcaaaaactaaaaaaatcaGTAAATTAAGGATAATACATATTGGAACATTTAAgagttttttttctcttggtatacagggtggaccATCGTATAGCATATTCGCGATTAAACCCTTTtttaatagtaaaaaaattgaaatttagaaGGCATAATCTTAAATTTCCGATATACGAAATGGccgaattattttttataaaataaaatacatgtgaaatttgactttgatGGCGTTTTATTATTCTTACAATCTCACCTACAGAACAATGTAGATTTTGATTATACAAAAGTTGGCATTTAAATTAGAGTAATAACTGAATAAATCGACATTTAACGTCTATGAAcaaagtatgtatgtattttagtAGCATTAGCAgaagtattttaaaatgacggAAATCATCAAACGGTGGTTAGGTTTGATTTACAAGGGTCTCCAATAAAGCTTACAAATCCAGGACCGTACCGCCAGTTCTCTTCAAATATGATTTACAGCTGGTTGTTTGCGGTAAGCGACCATTGTCAATCAAGAGTAATGACCCATCGAGGGTCGTCGTAATAAATTACTCACATTTTGgtaccaaaaattattaaatgtcaattaatttgaaatcaataataatttttaaatacataatttttaaaatcagaaaTTAGTTCTCTGTGGTATTTTCAATCCAgggagtcgaaaaaaaaaaattaataatttgagtgttttaattttttagcgTCCTGACGCCATTTGGAGCGTCTgtttgagaaaataaaaaaaatcatgttgTAGTACTTTCAGTGTAGATTATTCACCGCAAAATTTAAGTTTTTAGGATGATTACACATATGGTTTATTGAGAATATGGTATTCTGTATGTAAGTATGTATTTTCGAtaggaaatgtcattttgataagatttcatttaaatatttactcacatatgtaaaaaatatttggtaaTGTAAATAGACCCAGAAATACTTATTTCTGCTATCAGATCAGCTTATAATAATTgtacaacaattatttattatcta encodes:
- the cue gene encoding protein cueball, with the translated sequence MFVKLNVILFVLHCTVAQTENHEWDLAVVTNDQIELLLSNGSLIGSAFEQFSKLKALTFDNVRHQFVVSDMDQQNDTIFTVQLTKETDITPIIEDLPDDVQGLAIDPITDILYWTDSINRTINYVHLNDSTYKSKILFAFTDENPQDVTIDVCRRYIYWTNSDINKPTIERAKLDGSGHEVLVDSGLHRPAGISIDYKSHRLFWADIKEGIYFSIESTNLEGKEREVVHEGTHSKPFGVAVDSDAVYWTDINNNVLWKISKDDTDSVPTRLRHFKEKPMGIIAKNVQITSFPDCEELSKAVSSYNRSVSEVFKQETDAEDTEEMICLNGGHMTDYNFCHCPRGFAGKFCEISLCHNYCVHGKCYASSLGYPQCLCLKGFGGKRCERDVCDGYCLNDGVCSRAVKAGEFPICNCQEGFTGNRCENALDMCDVFCQQRVNGLLISEEDVLCRCVDGLSEAVKSNYSSLALLSPSREHPQFIDHFQDSAFLALSCLVFLMLITITGLTVYTCLLRKRPRIKKRIIVNKNVPLTYRPQPPAEQCEITIENCCNMNICETPCFEPPKLACLQNKNDDKKKLLSNIENGEDLY